The Candidatus Tanganyikabacteria bacterium genomic interval TGACGTACCAGGCCAGCAGGAGGTCGAAAAGCTGTGCGGGCGTGGGAATCAGTTCGGCGCGGGTCCCGTCCTCCAGCCGCGGGTTGAGCATGAAGTCCTCGGCCGAGCGGATCCGCGTCAGGTAGGGCATCTGCACGAGCAGGCTGCCGTCGGTGGCCACCTTGAGGTCCACCGCGCCTCCGGTGTCGTCGCCCAGGAAGCGCGGCAGGGTCCGGGGATCGGCGATGCTGGCGATGCGCAGGTCCTTCTTGCGGCCCAGGATCTCCAGCGCGCCCGGCGTTAGCCCGGGTGCCGCGACCACCTCGACGTAGGTGGTGCCGATCTCCTCGGCCGTCGCCTCGTCTACGGTCTCGTTCAGCACCACCACGCCCCCGAAGGCGGCGCGAGCGTCGCAGTCGCGAGCCGCCGCGTATACCTCGCGCAACCCCTGCGCGCCGCGGCGGCACGCCGCGCCCGACGGGTTGAGGTGCTTCATCACGACCGCCGCCGGGTCCGCGAAGAACCGGAGGATCCGCATGGCATGTTCGATGTCGGCCAGGTTGATCCATGACGGCCCGCCCTTCCCGAGCTTGAGCCAAGTCAGGGCCCCGAGCGCCGACGCGCCCGGCGGCGCGTAGAACGCCGCCGGCTGATGCGGATTCTCGCCGTAGCGCAGGCCGACCGCGGCCGTGTCATGGAGGCCGGTCCCGTCCGTGGGCCACGCGACCTTGGTGTACTCTACTCGCCGCTCGCCGAATTCCAGCGCGATGCGTTCGGGGAATGCCTCGGTTACCGCCGTGCGGTAAGCGGCCTTCAGATTTGCGCCATTCATGCGAGCCTCCTCGGGGGGGTGCCGCCCCCCCGAACCCCCCCGCTGCGCCGTCCGTGACGGCTCGCCGGACATCCCTGTCCGGCGTGGGGCCCTTTCTCCAATGTCGGCATGGCCGGTGATCTGCTCATGCTTCTCGACTCCCTGGCTTGATCAGCGCCTCTTTCTCGAGGCAGTGCGGGCAATCCGCGGGCTCGAACGTCGTCAGGTCCACGCGCACCAGCCCCAGCAGCGGCATCCCGGCGAGGCGCTCTCCGCCGGAGCGATTGACGATGCAGGCATAGCCCACGACCTTGGCGCCGTGGGCCTCGATCTCGTCGCGCACCTCGAGGGTGGACTTGCCCGTCGTGACGACGTCCTCCACGATCAGGGCGCGCTCTCCCGGCCGCAAGTCGAAGCCGCGACGCAACGCCATCGTCCCGCTCTGGCGCTCGGTGAAGATGCAGCGCGTCTCGAGGGCGCGGGCGGTCTCGTGGGCGATGACGATGCCGCCGAGCGCAGGCCCGACCACGACGTCGACCTTCAGCTCCTTGGCCAGATCCGCAAGGAAGCGCCCGGCTATCTCGGCCCGCCCGGGCGACTCCAGCATCCGGGCGCACTGCACGTAGTGCGGGGAATGGAGGCCCGACGACAGGAGGAAGTGGCCTTCCAGCAGCGCGCCCGACCGGATCAGGAGATCGAGGACGGTCTGATCGGATCTAGCGGTCTGGGAGGTGAGCATTGTAGGCATCGCGTAACTCCCGGGCGGCCTGCGCCGCCGCCATATCGAATCGCGGCCCGGTGCCCGCGTAGAGCACCTGGCGCGAGGTGTTGACCATCGAGTGAGGCTCGGCCGCGGCGGCCACCGCGGCGAGATCGCCGCCCTGGGGGCCGATCCCGGGCACGAGCCACGGTAGGCCGGGGGCGGCCTCGCGAATGGCAGACATCGTCTCGGGCCGAGTCGCGCCGACCACCAGGCCGACGTTGGGATGAGATGCGGACAGGTCCTTTACGATGGTTGCCACTCGCAGGAAAAGGGGATCAGTTCCGGCGGCCTGCACCTCCTCCGCAAACGGATTCGAAGTGGCGCAAAGCACGAAAATCAGAGCGCTTTCATTGTACTCCAGGAAGGGGATCATCGCCTCCCTCCCGAGATAGGGATTGATCGTGAGGCCGTCGGCGCCCAGGACGTCGAACGCCGCGCGGGCATACTGCCGCGCCGTGTGGCCGATATCGCCGCGCTTGGCGTCCAGGATGGCCGGCACCCCCAGTTCCCGCGCGAAGCCCACGACCTTCAAGAGCGCCGTCCAGCCCGCCACGCCTTCGGCCTCGAAGAACGCGGCGTTCGGCTTGAACGCGCATGCAAAGGGCGCCGTCGCCTCCATGATGCGCAGGCAGAACTCCAGCAGGTTCGTGCCCGCCGGGAGGCGATCTCCCACGGGATCGAGGCCGATGCACAGCCTGGTCCCGAGATCCTCCTGGCGCGCCCGGATCCGCGCCCAGGTTCCCGCTCCCGCCTGCACCAGCACCGCTACGTGGCTTGCTCCAGGGCCAGGATCCCGCGCACGAGGTCCTCGAGGCGCGTCACCCCCCGGTCGGCCAGGAGGCGCTCCAGATCCGCCGGCAGCCTCATGGCGAGCGAGGGGTCGTAGAAGCTGGCGGTGCCGACCTGCACGGCCTGCGCTCCCACCGCGAGGAACTCGAGGACGTCGTCCGCCGACGCGACGCCGCCGACGCCGACGATCGGGATCTTGACCGCTTGCCGGATCTCCCAGACCGCCCGTAGCGCCACCGGCTTGACCGCGGGGCCCGAGAGGCCGCCCCGCAGCACGTCGGCGCGCAGGCGCGCCCCCTCCCAGACGGGCCGCACGTGCGCCGCGGTCAGGGTGTTGATCGCCACGATGGCGTCGGCTCCGCCGGCCTCGCAAGACCGCGCCAGGGCGGCCAGATCGGTCACGCTGGGCGACAGCTTGACCCACAGCGGCAGGCGCGTGGCCTGGCGGACGTCGTAGACCAGGGAGTACAGGATACCGGGGTCCGTGCCGAACTCGCGGCCACCCTTCTCGACGTTGGGGCAGCTCACGTTCAGTTCGAGGCCGTCCACGCCCTCCGCGCCGTCCAGGCAGGCCGCGAGTTCGACGTACTCCGCGGGGGTCCGGCCGTTGAGGTTCACGATCACCCGGGTCCCCGCCTTCCGCAGGTAGGGAAGCTTCTCGGCCAAGAACGCCTCGACGCCCACGTTCTGCAGCCCGATGGAATTGAGCATGCCACCGGGAGTCTCGGCGATGCGCCGCGGCGGGTTGCCGGGGCGCGCCTCGAGCGTGAGGCCCTTGGTCACCAGGCCGCCCAGGGCCGACAGATCCCCGAAGCTCTCGAACTCCGCTCCGTACCCGAAGGTCCCCGACGCGGTCAGGATGGGGTTCGCGAGGCGGACGCGCCCCACGGTGATGCCGAGGTCGACGGTCAAGTGCTCCATTTGACGCCTCCTGCCTCCATCACCGGGCCCTCGGTGCAGACCCGCGCGTACGGCCGCGCCGGGTCGGTGGTCTCGACCACGCACCCGAGGCAGGCCCCGATGCCGCAACCCATCTCTCTTTCCAGCGCCGCCTCGCAGGGCAAGGCCCGGCGGGAGGAGAATTCGGCGACCGCTTTCATCAAAGCCCAGGGACCGCACGTGAGAACGCGATCGACCGGCTCGCCATAAGCCTCCAGCGGCCCGGTGACGAGCTCCGTGGTCGTGACGACCCGGTAGCCCGCCGCGGCAAACCGCTCCGCGCCGGCCTCCCGATCGGTGGGGCGGTAACCCAGGATGGCCGCACCGGCGCCGGGATTCGCCTCGGCGAAGAAGGCCAGGGGCGCGACCCCGATGCCCCCGCCCACCAGGAGCAGGCGCTCGCCCGGCCGCGCCGCGGTGAAGCCGACGCCTAGCGGACCCAGCAGATCGACTTCCGCGCCGGGCTGCCAGGCCGCCATGCGGCTCGTGCCGGCGCCCTTGATGCGATAGAGCAGCTCGATGCGCCCGTCGCCCGCCCGGTACACCGAGAACGGGCGCCGCAGCATGCCCGCGCCCACCGCCAGGTGGACGAACTGACCCGGTAAGGCCGTGGCGGCTATCTCCGGGGCGGCCACCTCCATGGCCAGCAGATCGGCCGAGAAGCGCGACTGCCCGACCAGCACGCCCCGCTCGAGGCGGGCTGGCCGGGCCGTCATGCAGGTCATCGGGGGAGGTAGCCCTCCCGCAGCCGGGCAAGATCCACACCGTCGAGGGTCTCGCTGATTGCCCGGTCGTAATCCAGCACGTGGCGAAAAGCCTTGCGCGCCAGGTTCCACCGGACTTCCAGCGGGAGATCGCCCCGCAGCAGGTCGTAGTCGGCGGGGTCCACGACCGTCGCCACGCGCAGGAAGTTCTTGGCCGCCGCGCGCAGCATCGTGGGACCGCCGATGTCGATGTTCTGCCGGAGCCGTTCGACCGTCACGCCCGGGAGCCGGCTGACCTCTTG includes:
- a CDS encoding IMP cyclohydrolase, with product MNGANLKAAYRTAVTEAFPERIALEFGERRVEYTKVAWPTDGTGLHDTAAVGLRYGENPHQPAAFYAPPGASALGALTWLKLGKGGPSWINLADIEHAMRILRFFADPAAVVMKHLNPSGAACRRGAQGLREVYAAARDCDARAAFGGVVVLNETVDEATAEEIGTTYVEVVAAPGLTPGALEILGRKKDLRIASIADPRTLPRFLGDDTGGAVDLKVATDGSLLVQMPYLTRIRSAEDFMLNPRLEDGTRAELIPTPAQLFDLLLAWYVNTGVRSNGIVFARDGRTLAVGTGEQERVGAVEQAIAKARQKGHDLRGAVMSSDAFFPFRDAVDACAAAGVSAIVQPGGSVRDGEVVAACNEHGIGLVFTGERCFGHF
- a CDS encoding dihydroorotate dehydrogenase electron transfer subunit, giving the protein MTCMTARPARLERGVLVGQSRFSADLLAMEVAAPEIAATALPGQFVHLAVGAGMLRRPFSVYRAGDGRIELLYRIKGAGTSRMAAWQPGAEVDLLGPLGVGFTAARPGERLLLVGGGIGVAPLAFFAEANPGAGAAILGYRPTDREAGAERFAAAGYRVVTTTELVTGPLEAYGEPVDRVLTCGPWALMKAVAEFSSRRALPCEAALEREMGCGIGACLGCVVETTDPARPYARVCTEGPVMEAGGVKWST
- a CDS encoding orotate phosphoribosyltransferase; the encoded protein is MLTSQTARSDQTVLDLLIRSGALLEGHFLLSSGLHSPHYVQCARMLESPGRAEIAGRFLADLAKELKVDVVVGPALGGIVIAHETARALETRCIFTERQSGTMALRRGFDLRPGERALIVEDVVTTGKSTLEVRDEIEAHGAKVVGYACIVNRSGGERLAGMPLLGLVRVDLTTFEPADCPHCLEKEALIKPGSREA
- the pyrF gene encoding orotidine-5'-phosphate decarboxylase, which encodes MRARQEDLGTRLCIGLDPVGDRLPAGTNLLEFCLRIMEATAPFACAFKPNAAFFEAEGVAGWTALLKVVGFARELGVPAILDAKRGDIGHTARQYARAAFDVLGADGLTINPYLGREAMIPFLEYNESALIFVLCATSNPFAEEVQAAGTDPLFLRVATIVKDLSASHPNVGLVVGATRPETMSAIREAAPGLPWLVPGIGPQGGDLAAVAAAAEPHSMVNTSRQVLYAGTGPRFDMAAAQAARELRDAYNAHLPDR
- a CDS encoding dihydroorotate dehydrogenase translates to MEHLTVDLGITVGRVRLANPILTASGTFGYGAEFESFGDLSALGGLVTKGLTLEARPGNPPRRIAETPGGMLNSIGLQNVGVEAFLAEKLPYLRKAGTRVIVNLNGRTPAEYVELAACLDGAEGVDGLELNVSCPNVEKGGREFGTDPGILYSLVYDVRQATRLPLWVKLSPSVTDLAALARSCEAGGADAIVAINTLTAAHVRPVWEGARLRADVLRGGLSGPAVKPVALRAVWEIRQAVKIPIVGVGGVASADDVLEFLAVGAQAVQVGTASFYDPSLAMRLPADLERLLADRGVTRLEDLVRGILALEQAT